The following proteins are co-located in the Elusimicrobiota bacterium genome:
- a CDS encoding PD-(D/E)XK nuclease family protein has translation MDEPRKKYLSATQINMFLHYPKQFETRYIQGIKTPPTGAMIQSQIWHRTLEENYRQKISTGKDFPLSQMLELYAGYFDHIFKNEEISLKPGENAAKLKDQGLAITKAHHETIAPIVFPAKVEERFEVSLGADFPYCLVGIWDLIDTEGCIVDNKAFGRLPTQEEVDDNVQLSVYSLAYRLVNDRVEKGLRFDVVVKGKEPRPIQIHTKRTNDHCRWLLGVMERMADILESGRFETHQTANYPLRRS, from the coding sequence ATGGATGAACCGAGAAAAAAATATCTAAGCGCGACGCAGATCAATATGTTTCTGCATTATCCCAAGCAATTTGAAACGCGCTATATCCAGGGCATTAAAACGCCGCCTACTGGGGCCATGATCCAAAGCCAGATTTGGCATCGGACCTTAGAAGAAAATTACCGCCAGAAAATCAGCACCGGCAAGGATTTTCCGTTATCCCAGATGCTTGAGCTCTACGCGGGTTATTTTGATCACATTTTTAAGAATGAGGAGATCAGCTTGAAGCCGGGTGAAAACGCGGCCAAACTGAAGGATCAAGGCCTGGCCATTACCAAAGCCCATCACGAAACCATTGCCCCCATCGTTTTTCCCGCCAAGGTGGAGGAGCGCTTCGAGGTTAGCCTTGGGGCTGATTTTCCGTACTGCTTGGTTGGAATTTGGGACTTAATTGATACCGAAGGCTGCATCGTTGACAACAAAGCCTTTGGCAGGCTGCCGACCCAAGAGGAAGTGGACGATAACGTCCAACTCAGCGTCTACAGCCTCGCTTATCGCCTCGTCAACGACCGGGTAGAAAAGGGATTAAGGTTCGATGTCGTTGTGAAGGGCAAGGAGCCTAGGCCGATACAAATCCACACCAAAAGAACCAACGACCATTGCCGTTGGCTCTTAGGGGTTATGGAGAGGATGGCCGATATTTTGGAATCCGGCAGATTTGAAACTCACCAAACCGCAAATTATCCGTTAAGGAGGAGCTAA